In Actinomycetota bacterium, a genomic segment contains:
- the pilM gene encoding type IV pilus assembly protein PilM, with amino-acid sequence MAKAGFSLVGLDIGSSGIRAVQLRSARKSAQPQIARAAWVDLAPGIMHEGVLVDPQALTKALRQLWRSGGFTRHKVAFAVPAPSVLTRQLDLPWMQPADFRSALRYQVIDALPMDIDSVELDYHLLERRSRAGAKAQAVDENRILVVAAEREQTTAIARAISQAKLEPVIADHAPLALIRAMCQGQVPEGEQARAIVDIGAEQMTVAIQSQGQPLFIRVLSPGGGSGATQEIAAELGIDIHQAEQLKVTTELNVPVPVLVPVAESSVFSAAFDSPASLEQAQDSRVIATMNSWASTVVTEIRNSLDYYRSDENSAAVTELTIVGRAASMPGLVERIATQLPYPITSGQPWMGLPGGERLKHQPADARLALAIGLATARVG; translated from the coding sequence ATGGCCAAGGCCGGCTTCAGCCTGGTAGGGCTGGACATCGGATCCAGTGGAATCCGCGCGGTCCAATTGCGCTCTGCCCGAAAGAGTGCCCAGCCGCAGATCGCACGAGCAGCCTGGGTCGATCTCGCGCCGGGCATCATGCACGAAGGCGTGCTTGTGGATCCCCAGGCCTTGACCAAGGCCCTGCGCCAACTCTGGCGAAGTGGCGGCTTCACACGGCACAAGGTGGCCTTTGCCGTGCCTGCGCCCAGTGTTCTCACGCGGCAGCTCGATCTGCCTTGGATGCAGCCAGCAGACTTCCGCTCGGCTCTGCGTTATCAGGTCATCGATGCGTTGCCAATGGACATCGATTCAGTGGAACTTGACTACCACCTGCTCGAACGGAGGTCTCGAGCCGGCGCTAAGGCACAGGCGGTGGATGAGAACCGCATCCTTGTTGTCGCCGCCGAGCGTGAGCAAACCACCGCAATAGCCCGCGCTATCAGCCAGGCCAAGCTCGAGCCGGTGATCGCTGATCACGCACCCCTGGCACTGATTCGAGCAATGTGCCAAGGCCAGGTCCCAGAAGGTGAGCAAGCACGTGCGATCGTCGACATTGGCGCCGAGCAGATGACAGTGGCCATCCAGTCACAGGGACAGCCCTTGTTCATCAGGGTGCTCAGCCCAGGAGGCGGATCGGGTGCCACTCAAGAGATTGCAGCAGAACTCGGCATTGACATTCATCAGGCCGAGCAGTTGAAAGTGACCACTGAACTCAATGTTCCCGTTCCCGTGCTTGTCCCGGTTGCCGAATCCAGTGTGTTCAGTGCCGCATTCGACAGTCCTGCCTCCTTGGAGCAAGCACAGGACTCTCGGGTGATTGCAACGATGAACTCCTGGGCCAGCACCGTTGTGACAGAGATTCGCAACTCCCTTGACTACTACCGTTCCGACGAGAATTCGGCTGCAGTCACGGAACTGACGATCGTCGGCCGGGCAGCCAGCATGCCTGGGCTCGTGGAACGCATCGCCACACAACTGCCCTATCCGATCACAAGCGGCCAGCCATGGATGGGCCTGCCCGGCGGTGAACGGCTCAAACACCAGCCGGCTGACGCACGCTTGGCGTTGGCCATTGGCCTGGCGACAGCGAGGGTGGGATGA
- a CDS encoding ANTAR domain-containing protein: MLASSFARLGVPLQTYPSIDSIADTQTLFDLVAIGPGSSEDKSVVNLVRRVDASVCMPILMIGTIPVDEGIRTALTLGADDYLAFPLKSDVLRARTESLLAARARSEFALVRASERAAHLELALATNRSIGIALGILMATQKVTSEEAFSRLKAVSQRSNRKLRAIADDVIYTGALTESG, translated from the coding sequence ATGTTGGCCTCCTCATTCGCAAGGCTCGGTGTGCCGCTCCAGACATATCCGAGCATTGACTCCATCGCCGATACGCAGACCTTGTTCGACCTTGTGGCTATTGGACCGGGATCATCTGAGGACAAGTCAGTCGTGAACCTCGTTCGTAGAGTTGATGCTTCTGTATGCATGCCAATCCTGATGATCGGAACGATCCCGGTGGACGAGGGCATACGTACGGCATTGACTCTGGGAGCTGACGACTACCTCGCATTCCCATTGAAGAGCGACGTGCTTCGCGCAAGGACGGAAAGTTTGCTCGCAGCGCGGGCCAGGAGCGAGTTCGCCTTGGTGCGAGCCTCCGAACGCGCTGCTCACCTTGAGCTGGCTTTGGCCACGAACCGTTCAATCGGCATCGCACTGGGAATCCTGATGGCCACCCAGAAGGTCACATCCGAGGAAGCATTCTCGCGATTGAAGGCCGTAAGTCAGCGATCCAATCGCAAGTTGCGGGCGATAGCTGACGATGTGATCTATACGGGAGCCTTGACCGAATCTGGCTGA
- a CDS encoding CsbD family protein produces MAINPDEAKGRVKKAVGDLTDNEDLKNEGRADQASGKAKEALKSVEETAEEVVDKVRDAVKRD; encoded by the coding sequence ATGGCAATCAACCCGGATGAAGCAAAGGGTCGCGTAAAGAAGGCCGTTGGAGACCTCACTGACAATGAAGATTTGAAGAATGAAGGTCGTGCGGATCAAGCCTCGGGCAAAGCCAAAGAAGCACTGAAGAGCGTGGAAGAAACTGCTGAAGAAGTAGTGGACAAGGTGCGCGACGCCGTCAAGCGCGATTGA
- a CDS encoding type II secretion system F family protein, which translates to MTQTEYFVRARSRNGSLVEQKIKGSSEADALTRIRQLGLTPISVEAQVSSWNREIHLRKPRVKAKDLAIMTRQFATMLGAGLPILRCLVILAEQTQSVRLKDLLLQVRDDVERGTSLSESLARYPEFPPLMVNMIRAGELGGFLDETMLQIAESIEADVRLRGKIKAALTYPVAVGVIAVVVTTAMLVFVVPVFSEMFASLGGQLPAPTQVLVNISNFVKNPMFMLPSIAVVLILIGWYRRSKNDPRLRAVIDPLKFRLPVFGQLFHKIALSRFCRNFSALLRAGVPILSALDIVGGTAGNVVIVNAVRDVKASVSQGSGMSRPLQDHPVFPDMVVQMIAVGEDTGALDQMLAKIADFYDEEVEATTEQLMALIEPIMIMLLGALVGGMIVAMYLPIFNIFELVK; encoded by the coding sequence ATGACTCAGACTGAGTACTTCGTTCGCGCTCGTTCGCGCAATGGCAGTCTTGTCGAGCAGAAGATCAAGGGCTCGAGCGAGGCTGACGCTCTCACCAGGATTCGTCAGCTTGGACTTACACCGATCTCGGTTGAGGCTCAAGTTTCGAGCTGGAACCGCGAGATTCATCTGCGCAAACCCAGAGTCAAGGCCAAGGACCTGGCGATCATGACTCGGCAGTTCGCCACCATGCTTGGGGCAGGACTGCCGATCCTGCGCTGTCTGGTCATCTTGGCCGAACAGACACAGAGTGTGCGCTTAAAGGACCTTCTCCTTCAGGTGCGTGACGATGTTGAGCGTGGTACGTCATTGTCTGAGTCATTAGCGCGCTACCCGGAGTTTCCGCCTCTCATGGTGAACATGATTCGTGCGGGTGAGCTTGGCGGTTTCCTTGACGAGACCATGCTGCAGATTGCTGAGTCGATCGAAGCAGATGTACGGCTGCGCGGAAAGATCAAGGCGGCGTTGACGTATCCGGTGGCCGTCGGTGTGATCGCGGTCGTGGTGACCACGGCAATGCTGGTCTTCGTCGTTCCAGTCTTCTCGGAGATGTTTGCCTCGCTCGGGGGACAGCTGCCAGCCCCAACGCAAGTCTTGGTCAACATCTCGAACTTCGTGAAGAACCCGATGTTCATGCTTCCAAGCATTGCCGTGGTACTCATCCTCATCGGCTGGTATCGACGCAGTAAGAATGATCCGCGATTGCGTGCGGTAATAGATCCTCTGAAATTCCGCCTTCCCGTCTTCGGTCAACTGTTCCACAAGATCGCACTGTCTCGCTTCTGCAGAAACTTCTCTGCACTGCTGCGTGCTGGAGTGCCGATCCTGTCCGCACTGGACATCGTGGGCGGCACCGCAGGCAATGTGGTGATCGTCAACGCGGTGCGTGACGTAAAGGCAAGTGTGAGTCAGGGTTCAGGGATGTCGCGTCCACTGCAGGATCACCCGGTGTTCCCCGACATGGTGGTCCAGATGATTGCGGTAGGTGAGGACACCGGAGCCCTGGATCAGATGCTGGCAAAGATCGCCGACTTCTACGACGAGGAAGTCGAAGCCACCACCGAGCAGTTGATGGCACTCATCGAGCCCATCATGATCATGCTGCTCGGTGCGCTGGTCGGAGGAATGATCGTGGCGATGTACCTGCCGATCTTCAACATCTTTGAGTTGGTCAAGTAG
- a CDS encoding prepilin-type N-terminal cleavage/methylation domain-containing protein encodes MITRLSRMRDERDSGFTLIELLVVVIIIGILAAIAIPVFLNQRNSARTASVESDVRNVATLMETAYTQNGVYPAAGTDLIVTNNAKISDGNVLVATITGGGAAFTITACNDEAAADSLTYYDSAGGGLITPPALVACPATGGPAADVV; translated from the coding sequence ATGATCACTCGCCTTTCACGGATGCGGGACGAACGCGATTCGGGTTTCACCCTGATCGAACTTCTCGTCGTCGTCATCATCATCGGAATCCTTGCTGCAATTGCTATCCCGGTCTTCTTGAACCAGCGCAACTCGGCTCGTACGGCGTCGGTTGAATCCGATGTGCGCAACGTCGCAACGCTCATGGAGACGGCCTACACGCAGAACGGGGTGTACCCGGCTGCGGGAACCGATCTCATCGTCACCAACAACGCGAAGATCTCTGATGGCAACGTCCTGGTGGCCACAATCACTGGCGGCGGAGCTGCATTCACCATCACGGCCTGCAACGACGAGGCAGCGGCCGACAGCTTGACGTACTACGACTCAGCCGGTGGTGGACTCATCACTCCGCCTGCCCTGGTCGCCTGTCCGGCCACGGGCGGACCCGCAGCTGACGTGGTGTAA
- a CDS encoding phosphohydrolase, giving the protein MQESVELEPDVTVSGHMQFHRMDDMTPADFEVLREVHQQNLQKLPDLLLSMLDLLGGDEAYPVDRKVHSLQAATRAMRDGRDEEYVVVALLHDISETLGPLNHGDVIAAILKPFISVSNHWMLEHHPLFQTYFYGTSVGVDPNGRDKYRDSLYFDQTAEFCALYDEVSFDPDYANEPIEVFVPMVHRVLNKTWSPPTS; this is encoded by the coding sequence GTGCAGGAGTCAGTTGAACTTGAGCCGGATGTAACGGTCAGCGGCCACATGCAGTTCCACCGCATGGATGACATGACGCCGGCAGACTTCGAAGTCTTGCGTGAGGTTCATCAGCAGAATCTTCAAAAGCTGCCCGATTTGCTTTTGAGCATGCTTGATCTGCTGGGTGGCGACGAGGCATATCCCGTTGATCGCAAGGTGCACAGCCTGCAAGCAGCAACTCGTGCGATGCGCGACGGTCGCGACGAGGAGTACGTCGTTGTCGCACTGCTGCATGACATCTCAGAGACTTTGGGGCCCCTGAACCATGGTGATGTCATCGCCGCGATTCTCAAGCCCTTCATCAGTGTGTCCAATCATTGGATGCTCGAACACCATCCGTTGTTCCAGACCTACTTCTATGGCACGAGTGTTGGTGTTGATCCCAATGGGCGCGATAAATATCGCGACAGTCTGTATTTCGACCAGACGGCAGAGTTCTGTGCGTTATACGACGAAGTTTCCTTTGATCCGGACTACGCCAATGAGCCGATCGAAGTATTTGTCCCGATGGTGCATCGAGTGCTGAACAAGACCTGGTCGCCACCGACCAGCTAG
- a CDS encoding prepilin peptidase has protein sequence MPEELLIVIAAGVLGLLIGSFLNVVIARVPEGRSIVRPASACPRCRATLAWYDNIPLLSWFVLRGCCRNCATPISARYPLVEAISAVLWLVLTWWALGVPERMSLLPLLLVLASAGLALAVIDLDHHRLPDVIVLPLYPVTLLGLLLSQLIDGHSHWLQALIGAAIWGLTIGGLWLITAGRGMGLGDAKLAPVLGATVAWLGIAESAIGLLAAFVSGAFVGLGFIILGQRGRGARIAFGPFLLCGALIAVLFGERLWESYSKAMGL, from the coding sequence ATGCCTGAAGAACTGCTGATCGTCATTGCGGCTGGCGTGCTTGGATTGCTCATCGGATCCTTCCTCAATGTGGTGATCGCTCGTGTACCCGAAGGCAGATCGATTGTGCGTCCGGCTTCTGCCTGTCCGCGCTGTCGAGCCACATTGGCCTGGTACGACAACATTCCCCTCCTGTCCTGGTTCGTCCTTCGGGGGTGCTGTCGCAATTGTGCGACTCCCATCTCGGCCCGCTATCCCTTGGTCGAGGCAATCAGCGCTGTGCTCTGGCTGGTGTTGACGTGGTGGGCTCTGGGCGTTCCGGAACGCATGTCGCTTCTTCCATTGCTGCTCGTACTTGCCAGTGCCGGGCTCGCTCTGGCGGTCATCGATCTGGACCATCATCGACTTCCTGACGTGATCGTGCTCCCGCTATATCCGGTCACGTTGCTAGGTCTGCTCCTGAGTCAGCTGATCGATGGGCACAGTCATTGGCTCCAAGCCCTGATCGGTGCGGCGATCTGGGGATTGACGATCGGTGGACTGTGGTTGATCACTGCGGGTCGCGGGATGGGACTTGGCGATGCAAAGCTTGCACCTGTATTGGGCGCAACCGTCGCATGGCTGGGGATCGCTGAGTCCGCGATAGGTTTGCTGGCTGCATTCGTATCGGGCGCATTCGTTGGACTTGGGTTCATCATCCTGGGCCAACGAGGGCGCGGGGCCCGTATTGCCTTCGGTCCGTTTCTGCTCTGTGGCGCCCTGATCGCCGTGCTCTTTGGCGAACGGCTCTGGGAGAGCTACTCCAAGGCAATGGGACTGTGA
- a CDS encoding type IV pilus twitching motility protein PilT, whose amino-acid sequence MDEQEFVLPLAAAPVMVSTLPTAPSGPPDRVAMMPKSWPDIEAPALPPLASDVGILSLERDPAQQSTLELDSLLLRLLEAEGSDLHLSMNAPPMVRIKGELQPLPGYQALTARAIRESVYSILTDRQKQVFEENKELDLAYELPGAARFRINLLQQQGSMGAVIRSIPWEIRSLEALAMPARVAELTELPRGLVLITGPTGSGKTTTLAALIDRVNRTRKGHIVTIEDPIEFVHAHKQCVVNQREVGTDTWSFANALKHALRQDPDVILVGEMRDLETISIALTAAETGHLVFATLHTSSAASTIDRIIDVFPGDQQAQIRTQLATSLEAVVCQTLCKTSDGQGRVAATEVMIATPAIRNLIREGKLQSIPSALQTGSRHGMHTLNQHLAELVIGGQVQFEHALEKCSDAAELRQLLGRDTDDSD is encoded by the coding sequence ATGGATGAACAGGAGTTCGTGCTGCCTTTGGCAGCTGCACCCGTCATGGTTTCCACGCTTCCAACAGCACCCTCTGGTCCACCGGACCGCGTGGCAATGATGCCGAAGTCGTGGCCCGACATCGAAGCTCCCGCGTTGCCGCCATTGGCCTCCGACGTCGGGATCCTGTCTTTGGAGCGCGATCCAGCGCAGCAGTCAACACTGGAACTGGACTCCCTTCTACTGCGATTGCTGGAAGCAGAAGGCTCCGATCTCCATCTGAGCATGAATGCTCCACCGATGGTTCGGATCAAAGGCGAACTGCAGCCCTTGCCTGGTTATCAGGCACTGACCGCTCGTGCGATCAGGGAGTCGGTCTACTCCATCCTCACCGACCGGCAGAAGCAGGTCTTTGAGGAGAACAAGGAGCTGGATCTGGCCTATGAACTGCCCGGCGCTGCCCGTTTCCGCATCAACCTGCTACAGCAGCAAGGCTCCATGGGTGCAGTGATCCGCTCGATCCCTTGGGAGATACGCAGTCTGGAGGCTCTTGCGATGCCGGCTCGCGTTGCAGAGCTCACCGAACTTCCGCGCGGGCTGGTGCTCATCACTGGGCCCACGGGTTCAGGCAAGACCACGACCTTGGCTGCCCTGATCGACCGCGTCAATCGCACTCGCAAAGGGCACATTGTGACCATCGAGGATCCCATTGAATTTGTGCATGCCCATAAGCAGTGCGTGGTCAACCAGCGCGAGGTCGGAACTGACACCTGGTCCTTCGCAAATGCCCTCAAGCATGCTCTTCGACAAGATCCCGATGTCATCTTGGTGGGAGAGATGCGCGATCTGGAAACCATTTCCATCGCGCTGACGGCAGCAGAGACTGGGCACCTGGTGTTCGCAACATTGCACACCAGTTCTGCGGCGAGCACTATCGATCGCATCATTGATGTCTTTCCCGGTGACCAGCAGGCCCAGATCCGCACCCAACTGGCGACCTCTTTGGAGGCTGTGGTGTGCCAGACCCTGTGCAAGACCAGTGACGGACAGGGTCGAGTGGCAGCGACTGAGGTGATGATCGCGACTCCAGCGATACGCAACCTCATTCGTGAAGGCAAGCTCCAGTCCATTCCATCAGCACTCCAGACCGGATCGCGACACGGGATGCACACCTTGAATCAGCATCTGGCCGAACTGGTCATAGGGGGCCAAGTTCAGTTCGAACACGCTCTGGAGAAGTGCTCTGACGCAGCAGAGCTCCGCCAATTGCTCGGACGGGACACAGATGACTCAGACTGA
- a CDS encoding PilT/PilU family type 4a pilus ATPase — protein sequence MSAHLAKPPDVTDHIEVSEGLCTAQEATTARPQLREILAAAISHGASDVHIRPGNAPLLRVSGQLYPLDLPELSAADTRDLIDEALVVQADRAAFEQRHECDFALTMEGLGRFRANAYRTRGADAMVLRHVHEQVPSLDELGLPRSVRSLALATGGILLVCGPTGSGKSTSLAAIVDYINSNRRCHILTIEDPIEYLHPHKLSTVSQRELHTDTSEFASALRAGMRQDPDVILIGEIRDAETLRTALQAAQTGHFVLASMHARSVVDAVHRIVDSFPLEEQRQIRASFAESMQAIICQHLAKSARNDGRVLTCEIAVSTPRVKDAICDPERTAQLHDIIADGDYYGMHTFEQDLVRLVLVGDLAVEQAETVSSRPADLHVALRRAGHRD from the coding sequence ATGTCTGCTCACCTTGCAAAGCCGCCTGATGTGACAGATCACATCGAGGTGTCAGAAGGTCTGTGTACCGCACAGGAGGCGACCACTGCGCGGCCACAGTTGCGCGAGATTCTGGCTGCGGCCATCTCGCACGGGGCATCCGATGTGCACATCCGACCCGGCAATGCCCCGCTGCTGCGCGTCTCAGGGCAGTTGTACCCACTCGACCTTCCTGAGCTATCTGCGGCGGACACCAGAGATCTGATCGACGAGGCACTCGTAGTGCAGGCCGATCGAGCCGCCTTCGAACAGCGTCATGAATGCGACTTCGCTTTGACGATGGAGGGTCTCGGACGCTTTCGGGCCAATGCTTATCGAACGCGGGGCGCCGATGCGATGGTGCTCCGACACGTACATGAGCAGGTGCCATCGCTGGACGAACTTGGGCTGCCGCGCTCGGTGCGAAGTCTGGCCCTGGCCACTGGCGGCATCCTGCTGGTCTGCGGCCCCACTGGGTCCGGCAAGTCGACTTCGCTCGCAGCAATCGTCGATTACATCAACAGCAATCGACGATGCCACATCCTTACGATCGAAGATCCAATCGAGTATCTGCACCCGCACAAACTTTCGACAGTGAGTCAGCGCGAACTGCATACAGACACGAGCGAATTTGCGAGTGCCTTGCGGGCCGGCATGCGGCAGGACCCGGACGTGATCCTCATCGGCGAGATCAGGGACGCGGAGACTCTGCGCACTGCCCTGCAAGCTGCTCAAACAGGACACTTCGTGCTTGCCAGCATGCACGCCCGATCGGTCGTTGATGCCGTGCACCGCATCGTGGACTCATTTCCATTGGAGGAGCAACGACAGATCCGAGCTTCCTTCGCCGAGTCGATGCAGGCGATCATCTGTCAGCATCTGGCGAAGTCCGCGCGCAATGACGGTCGCGTACTCACTTGCGAGATCGCGGTCTCCACACCACGAGTCAAGGACGCGATCTGCGATCCTGAGAGAACCGCACAGTTGCACGACATCATCGCCGACGGCGATTACTACGGCATGCACACATTTGAGCAGGATCTCGTGCGACTGGTGCTTGTAGGCGATTTGGCAGTTGAACAAGCGGAGACAGTGTCCAGTCGGCCTGCAGACCTTCACGTCGCCCTTCGCAGGGCAGGTCATCGTGACTAG
- a CDS encoding AAA family ATPase — protein sequence MNAGRLVSVIVVAEPNVHALLVAAGAQWHIEPRQESVSQMWSGLSSGQLNAQSRILVFSDSLAEGSAHAPAETRDTALAIVTMAQAGARVFVASSGAAARAALLARIDAEASARGVEPGSLAVGILDLELGARAVLEEIADRTRDLVQFPESLPSEIDVMLGQSSAPAPAAAEFIRLRMPELPPIGGAPAPFATVDLVDELPPSASRELLDRPRLEGQMTITVTSSKGGSGKSTASIMLAASIARASMRAGRPLSVCIVDLDTRDGQVASLIGRFMPTALNIRVQPVWDEASIRRNLVRAEALGIDCLLAPIRPRTADTVGPDFYRAIVRSLQRMYDVIVMDTSVQYLEPLIAKVALVEADEILFVTNLASTAVQGMARALREITAPIDESGLGIPREKLGIIVNQSAANVGMEQEQVLAAGLGMPVVGVIPLATRDVLTATNLNRMHELLDHPLVGPGYHELAVSCLPNALFAPWEGPEVPSALDETGQPVYEKFDPETERRQMSYKR from the coding sequence ATGAACGCGGGTCGTCTTGTGAGTGTGATTGTCGTTGCGGAGCCGAACGTTCATGCCCTGCTCGTCGCAGCTGGTGCCCAATGGCATATCGAGCCGCGGCAGGAGAGCGTGTCCCAGATGTGGTCTGGTCTGTCCTCGGGTCAACTGAATGCGCAGTCCCGCATTCTGGTGTTCTCTGATTCACTCGCCGAAGGCAGCGCACACGCTCCAGCAGAGACGCGTGACACCGCGCTCGCCATTGTCACCATGGCGCAAGCCGGTGCCAGGGTGTTTGTCGCGAGTTCTGGGGCGGCAGCTAGGGCCGCATTGCTGGCCCGCATTGATGCGGAGGCCTCAGCCCGCGGGGTTGAACCGGGCAGTCTTGCGGTGGGCATACTCGATCTTGAACTTGGAGCGCGCGCGGTGCTTGAGGAAATCGCCGATCGCACGCGGGATCTTGTGCAATTCCCTGAGAGCCTGCCATCTGAGATCGATGTGATGCTCGGACAGTCAAGCGCACCCGCGCCTGCTGCCGCTGAATTCATCCGACTTCGCATGCCTGAACTTCCGCCGATCGGTGGCGCCCCTGCCCCGTTTGCTACGGTCGACCTGGTCGACGAACTGCCTCCTTCTGCATCGCGCGAGCTCCTGGATCGACCGCGCCTAGAAGGTCAGATGACCATCACCGTGACGTCGAGCAAGGGTGGCTCGGGCAAGTCAACGGCGTCGATCATGCTGGCTGCTTCGATCGCTCGAGCCTCAATGCGCGCAGGCAGGCCATTGTCAGTGTGCATCGTGGATCTGGACACGCGCGATGGCCAAGTGGCATCACTCATCGGTCGCTTCATGCCGACGGCACTGAATATCCGAGTGCAGCCGGTCTGGGATGAGGCGAGCATTCGGCGCAATCTTGTGCGGGCCGAGGCCTTGGGCATCGACTGCCTGCTTGCCCCCATTCGCCCTCGCACAGCGGATACCGTCGGCCCGGACTTCTACCGTGCAATCGTGCGCAGCCTGCAACGCATGTATGACGTCATCGTCATGGACACCAGCGTCCAGTACTTGGAGCCCTTGATTGCAAAGGTGGCACTTGTCGAGGCTGACGAGATCCTCTTCGTCACCAACCTCGCATCGACAGCGGTACAAGGAATGGCGCGCGCCTTGCGCGAGATCACCGCACCCATCGATGAATCCGGTTTGGGAATCCCACGCGAGAAGTTGGGGATCATCGTCAATCAATCAGCAGCCAATGTCGGCATGGAGCAGGAGCAGGTGCTGGCCGCCGGATTGGGCATGCCAGTTGTCGGGGTGATTCCACTGGCGACTCGTGATGTGCTCACCGCCACGAATCTCAATCGCATGCACGAGTTGCTTGACCATCCCTTGGTCGGTCCCGGTTACCACGAACTTGCGGTCTCGTGTCTGCCCAATGCGCTGTTCGCGCCATGGGAGGGCCCCGAGGTTCCGTCGGCGTTGGACGAAACCGGACAGCCGGTTTACGAGAAGTTCGATCCCGAGACTGAGCGACGCCAGATGTCGTACAAGCGCTGA
- a CDS encoding ATPase, T2SS/T4P/T4SS family, translated as MTSVQDSVSDVLIAGGLITREQWQAASASADQRGEPVLNVLVEQGSVTRKDVVRATVQAAGLEFVDIMNVPIDQGLAKLITGDQARKYHVIPIALDGDTLVVVADSQTAANWQVAEDLEAITRRSIRFACAMKSEIAIRLNQIYRAESELGELVKGMLDDERVIDIQAPVVATADAPLVRYVNLLLSQAISDKSSDIHIEPSEDHIRIRFRIDGVLKEQSPAPKEMQSALISRLKIMADMDIAERRVPQDGRLSLYWQGKKIDLRVSCLPTVWGEKIVMRILDNSSAQMTLADLGFSAPNLAHWTRAYERPNGMLIVSGPTGSGKSTTLYATLNTVARPEINIVTVEDPVEYRIPGINQIQTHAKAGLTFASALRSILRADPDLILIGEIRDHETAQIAIESALTGHLVLTTLHTNNAPSVITRLIEMGIEPFLVSSALACATSQRLARRLCPTCKRPALKSIAELSAAQFEFPPGVDPTFFEPVGCSSCANTGYRGRLGLHEVMPMSEAIGQLAFQRASSDEVRRVAIEAGMRTLRQDGWLKVSQGLTTISEVLRVIA; from the coding sequence GTGACTAGCGTGCAGGATTCAGTGAGCGATGTGCTGATCGCAGGTGGTCTTATCACTCGCGAGCAATGGCAGGCCGCCAGCGCAAGCGCCGATCAGCGTGGCGAACCAGTGCTCAATGTGCTGGTTGAGCAAGGGAGTGTCACTCGGAAGGATGTCGTGCGCGCCACTGTGCAGGCAGCAGGTCTTGAGTTCGTCGACATCATGAACGTCCCCATAGACCAAGGCCTAGCGAAACTGATCACTGGTGATCAGGCGCGCAAGTATCACGTCATTCCGATCGCGCTGGATGGCGACACCCTTGTCGTGGTGGCTGACTCCCAGACCGCTGCCAATTGGCAGGTGGCTGAGGACCTGGAAGCGATCACTCGACGCTCGATCCGCTTCGCATGCGCTATGAAATCCGAGATCGCCATTCGGCTGAACCAGATCTATCGCGCAGAGTCCGAACTCGGGGAGCTCGTCAAGGGAATGCTGGATGACGAGCGAGTCATCGACATCCAGGCACCTGTCGTCGCCACAGCAGATGCGCCGCTGGTTCGCTATGTGAATTTGTTGTTGAGTCAGGCAATCTCAGACAAGTCCTCGGACATTCATATTGAGCCAAGTGAAGATCACATCCGCATTCGCTTCAGGATTGACGGAGTGCTCAAGGAGCAGTCGCCAGCACCGAAGGAAATGCAATCGGCTCTCATCTCTCGGCTGAAGATCATGGCTGACATGGACATCGCGGAGCGACGAGTGCCGCAGGATGGGCGCTTGTCCCTGTACTGGCAGGGGAAGAAGATAGATCTGCGCGTCAGTTGCCTGCCCACAGTGTGGGGCGAGAAGATCGTCATGCGAATCCTTGACAATTCCTCTGCTCAAATGACTCTGGCCGATCTTGGATTCTCGGCTCCCAACCTTGCGCATTGGACACGCGCCTACGAGCGACCCAATGGGATGCTCATCGTCAGCGGGCCAACGGGCTCCGGCAAATCCACCACTTTGTACGCGACTTTGAACACCGTCGCCCGACCTGAGATCAATATCGTGACGGTGGAGGATCCGGTCGAATATCGCATTCCAGGGATCAATCAGATTCAGACGCATGCCAAAGCCGGACTCACCTTCGCCTCGGCATTGAGATCCATTCTCCGGGCGGACCCGGACTTGATTCTCATCGGCGAGATTCGTGATCACGAAACTGCGCAGATCGCCATTGAGTCCGCATTGACCGGGCACTTGGTCCTGACGACCCTGCACACGAATAATGCGCCGAGCGTGATCACCCGTCTCATCGAAATGGGGATCGAGCCCTTCCTCGTGAGTTCAGCTCTCGCCTGCGCCACGAGTCAGCGACTGGCGAGGCGACTGTGCCCTACTTGCAAGCGCCCGGCGCTGAAATCAATTGCGGAACTCTCGGCTGCGCAGTTTGAGTTTCCCCCTGGAGTGGATCCAACATTCTTCGAGCCGGTCGGCTGCTCGAGTTGTGCGAACACCGGATATCGCGGTCGGCTGGGATTGCATGAAGTGATGCCGATGTCTGAGGCGATCGGCCAGCTTGCTTTTCAGCGCGCCTCGTCGGACGAAGTGCGCCGAGTGGCCATCGAGGCCGGCATGCGAACACTTCGTCAGGACGGCTGGCTGAAGGTCTCGCAGGGACTCACCACGATCAGCGAGGTGCTGCGTGTCATCGCCTAA